The Erigeron canadensis isolate Cc75 chromosome 4, C_canadensis_v1, whole genome shotgun sequence genome window below encodes:
- the LOC122596258 gene encoding 60S ribosomal protein L36-2-like, with translation MAPKQPNTGLFVGLNKGHVVTKKELAPRPSDRKGKTSKRTHFVRNLIREVAGAAPYEKRITELLKVGKDKRALKVAKRKLGTHKRAKKKREEMSNILRKMRAGGGTEKKK, from the exons ATGGCTCCAAAACAGCCGAATACGGGACTCTTTGTTGGTCTAAACAAAGGACATGTTGTGACCAAGAAGGAATTGGCACCACGGCCTTCTGACAGGAAAGGG aaaacaagtaagaGAACACATTTTGTGAGGAACCTTATCAGAGAGGTTGCCGGAGCTGCTCCTTATGAGAAGAGAATTACTGAACTTCTTAAGGTTGGAAAGGACAAACGCGCACTCAAAGTTGCCAAGCGAAAATTGGGTACTCACAAGAGAGCAAAGAAGAAGCGTGAGGAGATGTCCAATATTCTTCGCAAGATGAG GGCTGGTGGTGGCACAGAGAAGAAGAAGTGA
- the LOC122596477 gene encoding F-box/kelch-repeat protein SKIP4 gives MEIMGSGSEGSSETVSTQSSLISGIPDEIALICLARIPRRYHSLLKCVSRKWRDLVCSEEWRSYRQKHNLAETWIYALSKDKMDQLCCYVLDPSLPKKGWKRIPDLPTRCLKRKGVGFEVLGKKIYFMGGCGWIEDATDEAFCYDVSRNAWSEASPLSTARCYFACAAMDGKMYAIGGLGSKSVDPHSWDTFDSDKNVWTSHMDPNVVPEIEDTLVVDRKIYIRCGSSAVSSHVYAVVYDPLNGTWQHADADLVSGWRGPAIVVDETLYVLDQSSGTRVMMWRKDTREWEAFGRLASILTRPPCQLVAIGKKIYVVGKGLSTVVFDVDKAANMDGVLVSTSVPKLPSDDDVIRCKSVSL, from the exons ATGGAAATTATGGGAAGTGGTTCAGAGGGTTCAAGTGAAACTGTCTCTACACAATCATCATTGATCAGTGGTATACCAGATGAGATTGCTCTAATATGTTTGGCGAGGATTCCTCGTAGATATCATTCACTCCTGAAATGTGTTTCAAGGAAATGGCGGGATTTGGTTTGCAGTGAAGAGTGGCGTTCCTATCGTCAAAAGCATAATTTGGCTGAAACTTGGATTTATGCATTGAGTAAAGACAAAATGGATCAACTTTGTTGTTATGTATTAGATCCGAGTTTGCCCAAAAAAGGTTGGAAGCGTATCCCTGACCTTCCAACTCGTTGTTTGAAAAGAAAAGGTGTAGGCTTTGAAGTTTTGGGTAAAAAGATATACTTTATGGGTGGATGTGGTTGGATTGAAGATGCTACAGATGAAGCTTTTTGCTACGATGTTAGTAGGAATGCATGGAGCGAAGCTTCTCCTTTGTCAACTGCAag GTGCTACTTTGCCTGTGCAGCAATGGATGGTAAAATGTATGCTATTGGTGGGCTAGGATCAAAATCCGTCGATCCACATTCTTGGGACACTTTTGATTCTGACAAAAACGTATGGACATCTCATATGGATCCAAACGTTGTCCCAGAAATCGAAGATACTCTAGTAGTAGATAGGAAAATTTACATCAGATGCGGGTCTTCGGCTGTATCTTCTCATGTGTATGCAGTCGTGTATGATCCATTAAACGGCACATGGCAACATGCAGATGCTGATTTGGTGTCTGGCTGGCGAGGCCCAGCAATAGTAGTGGATGAAACTCTTTATGTGTTAGATCAGAGTTCAGGAACCAGAGTGATGATGTGGCGAAAAGATACTAGAGAATGGGAAGCATTTGGAAGACTAGCGTCTATTCTTACCCGGCCTCCTTGTCAGCTTGTTGCTATTGGCAAGAAGATATATGTGGTTGGAAAGGGGCTTAGCACGGTGGTTTTTGATGTTGATAAAGCTGCTAATATGGATGGAGTGTTGGTTAGTACTTCTGTGCCAAAGTTACCTTCTGATGATGATGTAATTAGGTGCAAGTCTGTATCGTTGTGA
- the LOC122594878 gene encoding phosphatidylinositol N-acetylglucosaminyltransferase subunit P-like: MEDQRSFNSPRRTLTYSRNRGATFSVFEADNKASGVGVSGEHGPNPSEVYGFVGAISTVVATVIFMIWAYIPDPWLHSIGIFYYPNKYWALALPAYAIVTAVTIFIFYIGLNFMATPPPTSLNSIYDENSKDPVCFDPKLDEDDRPIEPYSDIGINQINELMFKDWK, encoded by the exons ATGGAAGATCAGCGTTCATTCAATAGCCCTAGAAGGACCCTTACTTATTCTAGAAACAGGGGAGCAACTTTCTCTGTTTTTGAAGCAGACAACAAGGCTTCTGGTGTTGGTGTATCGGGAGAGCATGGTCCAAATCCTTCTGAagtttatggatttgtaggagcCATTTCAACAGTTGTCGCTACAG TTATCTTCATGATATGGGCATACATTCCTGATCCTTGGTTACATTCTATTGGGATCTTCTACTATCCTAACAA GTATTGGGCACTGGCTCTTCCAGCTTACGCCATTGTGACAGCTGTAACtatctttatattttacattGGCCTCAACTTTATGGCAACTCCACCCCCAACATCCCTGAACTCGATATATG ATGAAAACAGCAAAGATCCTGTGTGCTTTGATCCTAAGTTAGACGAAGATGACCGACCCATCGAACCTTACTCTGATATTGGAATCAACCAGATCAATGAGCTGATGTTCAAAGATTGGAAATAA